Proteins from a genomic interval of Clostridium sp. AN503:
- a CDS encoding translation factor GTPase family protein encodes MKKISKQICLGILAHVDAGKTTLSESILYLTGSIRKLGRVDNRDAYLDNYELERARGITIFSKQAVFELPDTRVTLLDTPGHVDFSAEMERTLQVLDYAVLVVSGADGVQGHTETLWQLLKRYQVPVFLFINKMDQNGTDREALMEDIRKRLDENCLDFGVMHGGGISDTMQAGADISLDWWENLAMCDDRALELYLENGSVEDADIRRMIGERKVFPCYFGSALKLQGVEELLEGIGRFTCGRTGQEAFGAKVFKISRDDQGNRLTHMKITGGSLKVKDMLPGKEEEKINQIRVYSGAKYETVNEAGQGMVCAVTGPATTYPGQGIGAEAQSEQPLLEPVLTYRLELPEGCDVHGMLKNLRLLEEEEPQLHIVWDETLGEIQAQVMGEVQIEVLKSLIRERFGAAVEFGTGNIVYKETILKPAEGVGHFEPLRHYAEVHLLMEPAEPGSGLQFDARCSEDVLDRNWQRLILTHLEEKRHRGVLTGAEITDMRITLIAGRAHLKHTEGGDFRQATYRAVRQGLREAGCRLLEPFYTFRLEVPAENVGRAMADLERMQGRFDPPEADGERMVLRGSAPVASMRDYQMEVISYTKGRGRLNCSLKGYYPCHNEEEIVSAAGYDPEADLDNPTGSVFCSHGAGFVVPWDEVKGHMHVESPLAAGSWNGEDDAALTGTALADDSGGTSSMRSGRTENGMSGGLPFGADEKELEAIFTRTYGEQKRRLPGESGPRKVTYQSDRKGGSGSRGAASTVQGGSSLGTPGYLKTQTVGADEYLLVDGYNILYAWDDLRELMQVTVDGARHRLMDILCNYQAYRKCILIVVFDAYKVVGGIGSAQDYHNIHVVYTKEAETADQYIEKFAHQMGRKYRVTVATSDGLEQLIIRGQGCLLMSAKDLREDVERVGRQIEEDKGRLPKPGKNYLFRDVEADMAEYLEKIRLGEQASIK; translated from the coding sequence ATGAAAAAGATATCAAAACAGATCTGCCTGGGCATTTTAGCGCATGTAGACGCAGGAAAAACAACGCTTTCAGAGAGCATCCTGTACTTAACCGGCAGCATCAGGAAGCTGGGAAGGGTGGATAACCGGGATGCATACTTGGACAACTATGAGCTGGAGCGCGCCCGTGGGATCACCATATTCTCCAAACAGGCGGTGTTTGAGCTTCCGGATACCAGAGTGACGCTTTTGGACACGCCGGGACATGTGGATTTTTCTGCGGAGATGGAGCGGACGCTGCAGGTGCTGGACTATGCGGTGCTGGTAGTCAGCGGTGCGGACGGAGTCCAGGGACATACGGAAACCCTGTGGCAGCTTTTGAAACGTTATCAGGTACCGGTATTTTTATTTATCAACAAAATGGATCAGAACGGCACAGACCGCGAGGCGCTGATGGAGGATATCAGAAAGCGTCTGGATGAGAACTGCCTGGATTTTGGCGTGATGCATGGCGGCGGAATTTCTGATACCATGCAGGCAGGGGCAGATATCTCATTGGACTGGTGGGAAAATCTGGCTATGTGCGACGACAGGGCGCTGGAGCTTTATCTGGAAAATGGTTCTGTGGAAGATGCGGATATCCGCAGGATGATCGGGGAACGGAAAGTCTTTCCCTGTTACTTTGGCTCTGCGTTAAAGCTCCAGGGTGTGGAGGAGCTGCTTGAGGGGATCGGCCGTTTTACATGCGGCAGGACCGGGCAGGAGGCTTTTGGCGCAAAGGTATTTAAGATCTCAAGGGATGACCAGGGGAACCGGCTGACCCATATGAAGATCACAGGCGGAAGCCTGAAGGTAAAGGACATGCTCCCCGGAAAAGAGGAGGAAAAGATCAATCAGATCCGCGTGTATTCCGGGGCGAAATATGAGACGGTAAATGAGGCCGGACAGGGCATGGTATGTGCGGTGACAGGACCGGCGACCACCTATCCGGGCCAGGGGATCGGCGCGGAGGCCCAGTCGGAGCAGCCGCTTCTGGAGCCGGTGCTGACCTACCGTCTGGAGCTTCCCGAGGGCTGTGATGTTCATGGGATGCTGAAAAACCTGCGGTTGCTGGAGGAGGAAGAGCCGCAGCTTCACATTGTCTGGGACGAGACCCTGGGAGAGATCCAGGCCCAGGTTATGGGAGAGGTGCAGATTGAGGTTTTAAAGAGCCTGATCCGGGAGCGGTTTGGCGCTGCGGTGGAGTTTGGCACGGGAAATATTGTATACAAAGAAACAATCTTAAAACCCGCAGAGGGAGTGGGGCATTTTGAACCGCTGCGCCATTATGCAGAGGTACACCTTCTCATGGAACCGGCGGAGCCTGGCAGCGGATTGCAGTTTGACGCCCGGTGCAGCGAAGACGTGCTGGACCGGAACTGGCAGCGCCTGATCCTGACCCATCTGGAGGAGAAACGTCACCGCGGCGTGCTGACAGGGGCGGAGATCACGGATATGCGTATAACGCTGATCGCGGGACGGGCGCACTTAAAACACACCGAGGGCGGGGATTTCAGACAGGCCACCTACCGGGCGGTTCGCCAGGGGCTTAGGGAAGCGGGCTGCCGTCTGCTGGAGCCGTTCTATACCTTCCGGCTGGAGGTGCCTGCGGAGAATGTGGGGCGCGCCATGGCGGATCTGGAACGGATGCAGGGCAGATTCGATCCTCCGGAGGCGGACGGGGAACGTATGGTGCTGCGGGGCAGCGCTCCGGTGGCCAGCATGCGGGATTATCAGATGGAGGTCATTTCCTATACGAAAGGGCGGGGGCGGCTTAATTGCTCTTTGAAAGGCTATTATCCATGCCACAATGAGGAGGAGATCGTTTCCGCGGCCGGGTACGACCCGGAGGCGGATCTGGACAACCCCACAGGTTCAGTGTTCTGTTCTCATGGTGCGGGATTCGTGGTGCCGTGGGATGAGGTGAAGGGCCATATGCATGTGGAAAGTCCGCTTGCAGCCGGGTCCTGGAATGGAGAGGATGACGCGGCGCTTACAGGAACTGCCCTTGCGGACGACAGTGGCGGGACTTCCTCCATGCGGTCGGGGAGGACGGAAAACGGCATGTCCGGCGGTCTTCCTTTTGGGGCGGACGAGAAGGAGCTGGAGGCGATCTTTACCCGCACTTATGGAGAACAGAAGCGGCGGCTGCCGGGAGAGAGCGGACCGCGGAAGGTGACGTATCAGTCCGACAGAAAGGGCGGTTCCGGCAGCAGGGGGGCTGCGTCAACAGTACAGGGAGGTTCAAGTCTTGGAACGCCCGGTTATCTGAAGACCCAGACTGTGGGCGCCGATGAATATCTGTTGGTGGATGGCTACAATATCCTGTATGCATGGGATGATCTGCGGGAACTGATGCAGGTGACGGTGGATGGAGCGCGTCACCGCCTGATGGATATTCTCTGCAATTACCAGGCTTACAGAAAATGCATCCTGATCGTGGTCTTTGACGCTTATAAGGTGGTGGGCGGCATCGGCAGCGCCCAGGATTACCACAATATCCATGTGGTCTATACGAAGGAGGCGGAGACCGCGGACCAGTACATTGAAAAATTTGCACATCAGATGGGACGAAAATACCGGGTCACCGTGGCGACTTCTGATGGCCTGGAACAGCTTATCATCCGCGGACAGGGATGTCTTTTAATGTCTGCGAAGGACCTGCGGGAAGATGTGGAACGGGTGGGACGCCAGATCGAGGAAGACAAAGGACGCCTCCCCAAACCCGGAAAGAATTATCTGTTCCGGGATGTGGAGGCGGATATGGCAGAATACCTGGAGAAAATACGTCTGGGCGAACAGGCTTCTATAAAATAA
- a CDS encoding M55 family metallopeptidase encodes MKVYISVDFEGISGSTSWASTNLGHFEHAPLAREMTLEAVAACEGALAAGATEIYVKDAHDSGRNMDISLFPEEVKIISDWTCEPISMLGGLDSSFDAVMYVGYHSPAGLDGSPLSHTMNRGNNWVKYNGVLASEFLIHAYAAADLGVPSVFLSGDKMLCEHVRGFDPEITTAAVKEGMGSATINLAPIRAQKLIRECAEQGLRNRSKCHLDVPGTITMEICFKDHFKAKRASYYPGVVQLDAYTVSYTSSTMDDLLRARMFIL; translated from the coding sequence ATGAAAGTATATATCAGTGTGGATTTTGAAGGTATTTCCGGTTCTACCTCCTGGGCCTCTACCAACCTGGGGCATTTTGAACATGCCCCTCTGGCCCGGGAGATGACGCTGGAAGCGGTTGCCGCCTGCGAAGGCGCCCTGGCCGCCGGCGCTACGGAAATCTATGTGAAAGACGCCCACGACAGCGGGCGGAATATGGACATATCCCTGTTTCCGGAGGAAGTAAAGATCATAAGCGACTGGACCTGCGAGCCGATCTCCATGCTGGGAGGGCTGGATTCCTCCTTTGACGCGGTGATGTACGTAGGGTACCACTCTCCCGCCGGACTGGACGGCAGTCCTTTGAGCCACACTATGAACCGCGGCAACAACTGGGTGAAATATAACGGCGTACTGGCGTCTGAATTTCTGATCCACGCCTACGCCGCCGCAGACTTGGGCGTCCCGTCCGTATTCTTAAGCGGAGATAAGATGCTCTGCGAACACGTCAGAGGCTTTGATCCTGAGATCACCACCGCAGCTGTAAAAGAAGGGATGGGCAGCGCCACCATCAATCTCGCCCCCATCCGCGCCCAAAAGCTGATCCGCGAATGCGCAGAGCAGGGCTTGAGGAACCGCAGCAAATGCCATCTGGACGTACCCGGGACCATTACCATGGAGATCTGTTTTAAGGACCACTTTAAAGCAAAACGGGCATCCTACTACCCCGGTGTGGTGCAGCTGGATGCCTATACCGTATCTTATACCAGCAGTACCATGGACGACCTGCTGCGGGCACGGATGTTTATTTTATAG
- a CDS encoding NAD(P)/FAD-dependent oxidoreductase yields MNKKEYDVIIIGAGPSGIFCAYELIHKRPEMNILMIEKGRPIEKRNCPKRTTRVCVGCKPCSITTGFAGAGAFSDGKLSLSPDVGGNLPEILGYDKTVELLKESDNIYLQFGADQNVYGVDKQKEIEAIRRKAIGANLKLIECPIRHLGTEEGYKIYTRLQEHLLERGVQIEFNTMVRDILIDDGRVTGVVTNKDEVYCAPEVVSAIGREGSDWFSHICQDHGIETQVGTVDIGVRVEVRDEVMKFLNENLYEAKLVYYTPTFDDKVRTFCTNPSGEVATEYYENGLAVVNGHAYKSKDYKTNNTNFALLVSKNFTKPFKTPIEYGKHVAQLSNMLCDGKIMVQTFGDFERGRRTTEERLCRNNLIPTLKDAVPGDLSLVFPHRIMVDIREMLLALDKVTPGIASDETLLYGVEVKFYSNKVVVNSDFETSIDGLRAVGDGASVTRGLQQASANGISVARSILAKHEMQA; encoded by the coding sequence GTGAATAAAAAGGAATATGATGTCATCATCATCGGTGCCGGCCCATCCGGCATTTTCTGCGCCTATGAGTTGATCCATAAGCGCCCTGAAATGAACATCCTGATGATCGAAAAAGGACGCCCGATCGAGAAACGAAACTGTCCCAAGCGCACTACCAGGGTCTGCGTTGGATGCAAGCCCTGCTCCATCACCACCGGCTTTGCAGGAGCAGGCGCATTTTCTGACGGAAAGCTCTCGCTCTCTCCCGATGTGGGCGGCAACCTGCCGGAGATTCTGGGCTACGATAAGACAGTGGAGCTTTTAAAAGAATCCGACAACATCTATTTACAGTTCGGAGCCGATCAGAATGTCTACGGCGTCGACAAGCAGAAGGAGATCGAGGCCATCCGCCGCAAAGCCATCGGCGCCAACCTAAAGCTCATCGAATGCCCCATCCGCCACTTGGGTACTGAGGAAGGCTACAAGATCTACACCCGCCTTCAGGAGCATCTTCTGGAGCGCGGGGTCCAGATCGAGTTTAACACCATGGTCAGGGATATCCTGATCGATGACGGACGCGTAACAGGCGTTGTCACGAACAAGGACGAGGTGTACTGTGCGCCGGAGGTGGTTTCCGCCATCGGGCGGGAGGGCTCCGACTGGTTCTCCCACATCTGCCAGGATCATGGGATCGAGACCCAGGTGGGCACCGTAGATATCGGAGTCCGGGTAGAGGTCCGCGATGAGGTGATGAAATTCCTCAACGAGAACCTTTATGAGGCAAAGCTGGTCTACTACACTCCCACCTTCGACGACAAGGTGCGGACGTTCTGTACCAACCCTTCCGGGGAGGTGGCAACCGAATACTATGAGAACGGGCTGGCGGTGGTCAACGGACACGCCTACAAATCCAAAGATTACAAGACCAACAACACCAACTTTGCCCTGCTGGTGTCCAAAAACTTTACAAAACCGTTTAAGACACCGATCGAATACGGCAAGCACGTGGCCCAGCTGTCCAACATGCTCTGCGACGGCAAGATCATGGTCCAGACCTTCGGGGATTTTGAACGCGGACGACGCACCACCGAGGAACGTCTCTGCCGCAACAACCTGATCCCCACGCTGAAAGACGCCGTACCAGGCGACTTATCCCTGGTGTTCCCGCACCGCATCATGGTGGATATCAGGGAAATGCTGCTGGCCCTTGATAAGGTCACGCCCGGCATCGCAAGCGACGAGACTCTTCTTTACGGCGTAGAAGTAAAATTCTACTCCAACAAGGTCGTCGTAAACTCCGATTTTGAAACCAGCATAGACGGCCTCCGGGCGGTTGGCGACGGGGCGTCTGTCACCCGCGGGCTTCAGCAGGCGTCCGCCAACGGAATCAGCGTAGCGCGCAGCATCCTTGCTAAACATGAAATGCAGGCATAG